GGATCACAAAGcaaccgtgggcacggcagcacaatcaAGAAGAGGCAGTCAGAACGCATGCATTCGCCGTAGCGTTTTCTCACCTGTACGACATACAAGAAAGGATTAGCGCTCTGCATGCTtcgggtgccgccgtgcccattgATCACCGTCGCTTGGGGGGCCGTATTTATATCCAGGGTTGTCGACGTTGAGTGAGGCACCGAGGGGGCGCTGAAGATGGCGTCGGCGCAGTACGTCGCTGAACCCAACGGGTCCAACTTGAAGGGCCGGCCATCCATACCAACCGGCGCGTGATGCACGTGGCGGGCTTTATCACGGCCTGGATTTGCTGTCCACGCTGTCGTCGGTTTGCCCGCTTCTTCATGCCCCGCCGGTATCAGCAGCAGGAAAGTGCCGATCGTCGCTTGGGGGGCCGTATTTATATCCAGGGTTGTCGACGTTGAGTGAGGCACCGAGGGGGCGCTGAAGATGGCGTCGGCGCAGTACGTCGCTGAACCCAACGGGTCCAACTTGAAGGGCCGGCCATCCATACCAACCGGCGCGTGATGCACGTGGCGGGCTTTATCACGGCCTGGATTTGCTGTCCACGCTGTCGTCGGTTTGCCCGCTTCTTCATGCCCCGCCGGTATCAGCAGCAGGAAAGTGCCGATCTGTACGACATACAAGAAAGGATTAGCGCTCTGCATGCTtcgggtgccgccgtgcccattgATCACCGTCGCTTGGGGGGCCGTATTTATATCCAGGGTTGTCGACGTTGAGTGAGGCACCGAGGGGGCGCTGAAGATGGCGTCGGCGCAGTACGTCGCTGAACCCAACGGGTCCAACTTGAAGGGCCGGCCATCCATACCAACCGGCGCGTGATGCACGTGGCGGGCTTTATCACGGCCTGGATTTGCTGTCCACGCTGTCGTCGGTTTGCCCGCTTCTTCATGCCCCGCCGGTATCAGCAGCAGGAAAGTGCCGATCTGTACGACATACAAGAAAGGATTAGCGCTCTGCATGCTtcgggtgccgccgtgcccattgATCACCGTCGCTTGGGGGGCCGTATTTATATCCAGGGTTGTCGACGTTGAGTGAGGCACCGAGGGGGCGCTGAAGATGGCGTCGGCGCAGTACGTCGCTGAACCCAACGGGTCCAACTTGAAGGGCCGGCCATCCATACCAACCGGCGCGTGATGCACGTGGCGGGCTTTATCACGGCCTGGATTTGCTGTCCACGCTGTCGTCGGTTTGCCCGCTTCTTCATGCCCCGCCGGTATCAGCAGCAGGAAAGTGCCGAtcgtataataataatatataataataagtatgcacttagtggttgaaaggcgcactaggggccggatttcgctgtagcgttcaactcttaaaggcgaagcttaagggtcccccaatttttttaaaCGTGTATCGCCGCATCAGTGCAATGACAGCACGCTTCCGCGCTATACGGTGCTGATCGTTTGTGAGGGAACGTTTTGCCTTGTAGAAAACCAAGATGAATCCAACTTCGCTTTAAAATGTCGCATAGGTTGATCTCATTCAAATGACAACAGTGCCAAACGAAGCAAATGCGATGGTTTATCGGCTCAGATACGTGTTGTTGAGTCTGAAGAACACCACATTACGCGTTCACCTGGTGAGAAATTTCACGTTTATGATGTGTATAAAATGCTTTTTAGATAACCATTACATGTTCGTGCATGATAGGATTGCTGAATAACCAAGAAAATAGTTCATATCAAGCTCATGGTTTTTTTTATGTCACGAAGCGTTTCCTTGAGGATACAGGCATCGCACTCTTTCTGAAGAAGACGGAGCTCTTTCGGAAGTTGCGCCAGGGTATGCGGAGCCTTGTGTTTTTCTGAGGCTGTGGTCTTTCGAGGGAATGGTAGTTCCGAGAGTGAATCCTGTGAAGATCCCGGGTCTGTGGATTGACGCGCGAGGCTGTAACGCAGGCCATTGACCTCAGCAAAGATTCTTTGACCCGCTTCCATGATATTATATCTAGCTACATGATGGATTTGTGGTGCTTTTTCTTCCCTAATGCTAAGCTTAATAGAGAAGAGGTAATCACTTTTCGACTTTTACTGCGGAGTACATCAGCCGGACACTCATGAAGAGAGTCTTCTTTCTGACCTCGAGAGTTGCTCACTaactcacatgctctggcagtcaCCTTCCGAATGAAAGGGCTGAGGGAGGTGAGGACTCGTAGTGGCGAAGCTTACATATCCCGTACTTGTGCCTACAACTTCTGGCTGTCAGGAGGACCCGGGCCATAAGAGTCTTCACTTTCCCGTGCCGGTCTGGCTGGAGCCGCCGACTGGTTGTCGGAGTCAGGACTGCCTCAAATTTGTCTCTATGGTGTTTCGTAAAGTAATTTGTATGTTTATATTACTTTTGAAATAAAGGAAACTGAGCATGCACATAGATTTTGCCGCAAAATGACATTGCGAATATGATAATACCGAAAACCAATAGGTGAcactttgacaaaaaaaaaagctaggccTGCGcaaaaggcgcagcacagtcacagcgaaagttagaagagcggcctttcaaagccccttgcttgcttgcttgttcctttcttctgtggctctcacccactaaggtggattggccaagaagccggtggttaatgcaagtcaatacctttaggttttctagactaggggaatatgattactgtgttttgactgtgaaattagtttggcgcaatgtaaaaaaaaggaaaaaaaggaggggaaagaaataatagaatttgttgaatatctgaggtggaatcgttatatgaaattctcctgaaagttgaatcactgcagtgtatcagctaaataataagtggtagcgtggctagtaaaattcgagagctgatcactgattcagcaaggtaatcttctgtattatatatgaattcgcagagaaccctgcagatgttcctgtcgctgtgtcccaatgaagtggccccaaaagacaaaatattgggagtattaggtgatattcctagtttcctgaataaaatttcgaagcagttttttctttgatttttgaaacggtgacatgtgataaaaaaaggtcgatatgttcaggttcgttacagcttgagcacagaggggatggcaccagaccagacctgtttaaatagaaattaagaggtggtacacggcaacgtaatttttgttatcaagacttccaatttacgcgtgggacaccatttattattccgtGTGAAGTGCCAGTGTGAGAAATCTAGATTCGGTATcgtgatttttgatgagtcttttataagggaaagttttctaaacctcgctgctgttacataagctgtaggaggcatgattggcacaatcggaagatcaagagatgttcgcgcaagtgtgtcagccatctcgtttataaatatactacgatagcctggcacccatatcattcgcactagacgaatgtttgctgggattaatgatttaaaagtttctagtactgctgatgtcgacgacgatgataaaaatgaacacacagaatacgagtcagacactagCACAGCTGTCGAAGGAGTCTCAGGAATTTTACGAATAGCcagtataacggccattaattccgcttcaaatattggtgtataatctgggaggcgtaatgaaaatgaccagaataatgagagagaaaaaatacccacacctgccctCTCGCCGCTCATaaatgcatccgttgcaattactatattagaaCCTAATCCTCTTTTAAACACTCATTGCACAACTGCTGTAAGTacgcttgcttgatacccactacggcactAATAACAGAAATTCTTTGTTATAGGCTGGAATTCGCTGTGTTGTTTTCaatcattcttttgagaagcatggtatccgctaagcacttgcaaggaattttgtgccaactgtTCGTGCAGTGGATGAcggcgatgaggaattatgcctgaagtgggtatgcttCACAGGTAATgagtgaacaagaacaagcttttgtaatgggttggagatttatacgacccactcgttacgccattAGCCTTGCGCGACGACCGGTTGCGTTCTTGCTGTTGTAAACGCTTTATGagttgtattaacgcgattgctttcccgacctcaagcctgcctaaggcaagtttgccaacaagtccgacctcaagcctgcctaaggcaagtttgccaacaagtcccaaatACCGGtatggctcagtggtggaatacttggCCACACTGTGTAATTCGTatcaagttgttgtttttttcttaattCATGCGACAGTGGTtaagacaccggcggcggcggacaactacggcactgtgcGAGACCTGAGGTTTGATCTcgtaacaactttcgctgtagaACAATCGATTTTCGACAGAGCTTTATACCTTCACGCTCTTGCATTTATATTACCAATGTCTGCATTCGTACTTTCTGTTTATTTATAAACCATCAATCGCCTGCAGCACATACCCGCGTATGGCCGCCCGTAGTATAAGTGCGTCAAGCATAGCTCagcatactcactcatgagtacactcactcacaccCACTCTTACTCATTTGAACGAGGTC
The sequence above is drawn from the Rhipicephalus microplus isolate Deutch F79 chromosome 3, USDA_Rmic, whole genome shotgun sequence genome and encodes:
- the LOC142802679 gene encoding uncharacterized protein LOC142802679, with the protein product MDGRPFKLDPLGSATYCADAIFSAPSVPHSTSTTLDINTAPQATVINGHGGTRSMQSANPFLYVVQIGTFLLLIPAGHEEAGKPTTAWTANPGRDKARHVHHAPVGMDGRPFKLDPLGSATYCADAIFSAPSVPHSTSTTLDINTAPQATIGTFLLLIPAGHEEAGKPTTAWTANPGRDKARHVHHAPVGMDGRPFKLDPLGSATYCADAIFSAPSVPHSTSTTLDINTAPQATIGTFLLLIPAGHEEAGKPTTAWTANPGRDKARHVHHAPVGMDGRPFKLDPLGSATYCADAIFSAPSVPHSTSTTLDINTAPQATVINGHGGTRSMQSANPFLYVVQVRKRYGECMRSDCLFLIVLPCPRLLCDPLCNLSCYLRDLLLLAGDVETNPGPDLKQISQQLTQIAGDIKQIKEERLTAIESKLEKLAALDEKILDCTNKVSALEKVVSGLELKLDELENRSRRSNLIVYGIPEDEKEDKESLEQVINNTVAKGVLKIEPVSIERIHRLGKPSVYANVTARDTARPALKKSVRLNALEVEDLDVC